In a genomic window of Nothobranchius furzeri strain GRZ-AD chromosome 14, NfurGRZ-RIMD1, whole genome shotgun sequence:
- the LOC107376769 gene encoding voltage-dependent T-type calcium channel subunit alpha-1H-like: protein MLESAREWLQERRNYSLFILHPNSRVREIFHKINDHGLFEFAHTLLVLLSCFIVCLEKPDLSPEMRWKLDVASVIFTIFFVLEILVKVIGDGLFCGAMPYLQSPWNIFNVFLVVVSLVDIVYMMTFPYRPRILTTLKILQLFRVLRMMTESIMMNTVLEPLVDAVSGSITAVGTLTIIFMFLYSLLCIQLFRGSFYYCEGSNLANIRTKADCLNAGYQWLRKPYDFNSVPFGMLTMSIMFTMDGWSDIMYNGINSVGVEQQPVHNNKPWAAIIFVSFMWLSFFLADMFIGAAAEGQQYFLVRRREQLWSLPRIETRRTRYTLLQMRAQAILFDPRYKAAINLSVFFSVALMGVDMRHQTTSVGVLVILCQVIFTGVLTSEILITLVGYGFRRFLSNKLLYGYFFITLIMGINLSLDVMQLTDSMTFSPTALRVFRLLRYSQALRAKTVRKFTAILVKSLQWIFPLCVLLAFVLVVYANVGVDAFSTLECSKDYPCIGLNRYANFKDFGPAFLTVIRIFTGDNWSDLWIDASRPCRPGDDSCVGRDKWIPMIYFVSFVIISQIILWNTLLAFVIEAVEQNTEIRHEEELKEDEREWELEDRQRGVAAAIAAAGSCSRSRSSSSGSSSSRISISSSRSKSSGSWSSSGSCSRNLSSSSGSCSRRSSSRSSSSGELEQEEQQRELQQEKQQQE from the exons ATGCTGGAGTCTGCGAGAGAGTGGCTGCAGGAGAGAAGGAACTACTCCCTCTTCATCCTGCACCCCAACAGCCG ggttCGTGAGATTTTCCACAAAATCAACGACCACGGGCTTTTTGAGTTTGCCCACACGCTCCTGGTGCTGCTGAGCTGCTTCATAGTGTGCCTGGAGAAACCGGACCTGTCTCCAGAG ATGCGATGGAAGCTGGATGTGGCCAGCGTGATCTTCACCATCTTCTTTGTCCTTGAGATCCTGGTCAAG GTCATTGGAGATGGGTTATTTTGTGGAGCCATGCCCTACCTTCAGTCCCCTTGGAACATCTTTAACGTCTTCCTGGTGGTGGTCTCCCTGGTGGATATCGTGTACATGATGACGTTTCCATACAGGCCGAGAATCCTGACGACGTTAAAGATTCTCCAGCTGTTCCGGGTGCTGAG GATGATGACTGAGTCCATCATGATGAACACAGTGTTAGAGCCCCTGGTAGATGCTGTTTCTGGCTCCATCACAGCTGTGGGCACTCTGACGATCATCTTCATGTTTTTGTACAGCCTCCTGTGCATTCAG CTGTTTAGAGGGTCCTTCTACTACTGTGAAGGAAGCAATCTGGCTAACATCAGGACCAAGGCCGACTGCCTGAACGCTGGCTATCAGTGGCTCAGAAAGCCGTATGACTTCAATAGCGTGCCGTTT GGAATGCTAACCATGTCGATCATGTTCACAATGGACGGATGGTCAGACATCATGTACAACGGCATCAATTCTGTTGGAGTTGAACAACAG CCGGTGCACAACAACAAGCCCTGGGCAGCCATCATTTTTGTCAGCTTCATGTGGCTGAGCTTCTTCCTGGCGGACATGTTCATCGGAGCGGCTGCAGAGGGTCAGCAGTACTTCTTGGTTCGTCGGAGGGAGCAGCTGTGGTCCCTGCCCAGAATCG AGACACGCCGGACGAGGTACACGCTGCTGCAGATGAGGGCACAAGCAATTCTGTTTGACCCTCGCTACAAAGCTGCCATCAACCTGTCCGTCTTCTTCAGCGTGGCGCTGATGGGTGTGGATATGAGGCATCAGACcacg TCTGTCGGCGTCCTGGTGATCCTCTGTCAGGTCATCTTCACCGGCGTCCTGACCAGTGAGATTTTAATCACACTGGTTGGGTATGGCTTCAGGAGATTCCTGTCCAACAA gtTGCTCTATGGTTATTTCTTCATCACGTTGATCATGGGCATCAACCTGTCCTTGGACGTGATGCAGCTGACGGACTCGATGACCTTCAGCCCAACAGCCTTGAGGGTCTTTCGGCTCCTCCGCTACTCACAAG CTCTGAGGGCGAAGACGGTGAGGAAGTTTACTGCGATCCTCGTGAAGAGCCTGCAATGG ATCTTCCCCCTCTGTGTCTTGCTGGCGTTTGTCCTCGTGGTGTACGCCAATGTTGGGGTGGATGCGTTCAGCACTTTGG AATGCTCTAAGGACTACCCCTGCATCGGCCTGAACCGCTACGCTAACTTTAAAGACTTTGGACCTGCGTTTCTGACCGTCATCAGGATATTCACAGGCGACAACTGGAGTGACCTCTGGATC GACGCCAGCAGACCATGCAGACCCGGAGACGACTCCTGCGTTGGCAGAGACAAATGGATCCCAATgatctattttgtttcattcgTCATCATCTCCCAGATCATCCTCTGGAACACGCTTCTAGCATTCGTCATAGAGGCCGTGGAGCAGAACACCGAG ATAAGACACGAGGAAGAGCTGAAGGAGGATGAGCGGGAGTGGGAGCTGGAGGACCGGCAGAGGGGAGTTGCAGCAGCAATAGCAGCAGCAGGGAGCTGCAGCAGGAGCAGAAGTAGCAGCAgtgggagcagcagcagcaggatcagtattagcagcagcaggagcaagaGTAGCGGCAGCTGGAGCAGCAGCGGGAGCTGCAGCAGGAACCTGAGTAGCAGCAGCGGGAGCTGcagcaggagaagcagcagcaggagtagCAGCAGCGGGGAGTTggagcaggaggagcagcagcgggagctgcagcaggagaagcagcagcaggagtag